The genomic DNA TAATCGATCTTTAGACACATGAATGATTCTCCATGGCTCTCGCATACCATGATTTGGAGCATCAGCAGCTTTCTCAATTGCTTCAAATAAAGCATCCTCATCTATAGTCATATCATGGTTAAATTTTTTAATACTTCTTCTTGTAGAAATCGCTTCTTGTAATTCCACAATTATCGCTCCTTCATATTGATAACTATTATCAATTATAAGGCTTTAAAGCAGGTAATTCAAATGTATACTACATATTTTCATAGAATAACAGTTGTTCTTTTAATGTTTTAACATGAATCTGTCCTGGTGCTTGAGGTTCACCTAAACATCCGTATGAAACGGATCCACCAAAGACACCTTGTGCAGTACGACTTACCAGTCCCATTTGAGACATCGAAATACCAATCACTTTTGAATATACTGCATCTACACTATTCGCCATTGCTTCCAATAGAATTGCTACATCTTCGCGACTATGTGGCATTACTGCAATTTTGACATAATCTGGATTTAATTGATGCATTTTATAATATGTGAATCTTAGTATATCTATATCTGGTGTTTCTTGAAAATTATGATACGACACCACAACTTGCTTGTAGTTCTGTTGCGCCAACTGAACCAGTTCACGATGTGCAAAAACATCGTAATCACTGTCCCATTCAATATCAATCATATGACAATCGTCAACATATACGATTTCATGTAGAAGAGCCATATATGCTTCATATGACAACTCACCTTTACCACCTTGAGTAGAGGTACGATAAGTAACCAAGACTTTAAAATCTATATCATGGCGATGCAATAATTGCAGATTGTCTTTAAGTAATTGTAGATGATTATCTGGCCACTGGTCGATACGTAATTCCACTATATCAATGTCATGACTATACGTCTTTAAATCTTTTAGCGTTGTTGTATCAATTAATCCAATTGGTGCTATCGTTGCAGCAACTTCTACATTCGTCATAGCGTTCCCTACTTTCTTATTATGCTTTGTATATATTTTAAACTATTGAGAATTTAACGCCAAATTCAAGGGTGTCCATTTTAAATCTTAAAAATAAATATGATTTAAAATTTACAAGTTGGGTAAACAATGATTGTATACGAAATTTAGGAGGTAATAATAATGGCAGTTCAATATGAAACTAAAGCAACAAACGTTGGTGGACGTAAAGGACATGTACACACTGACGATAATGCAATTAATGCAGATGTATTACCACCACAACAAGCGGACGGAAACGCAACTAACCCTGAACAATTGTTCGCAGCTGGTTATGCTTCATGCTTTAACGGTGCATTTGATTTAATCTTAAAACAAAATAAAGTACGCGATGCTGAACCTGAAGTAACATTAACAGTACGTTTAGAAGATGATCCTGATGCAGAAAGTCCAAAACTTAGCGTAGCCATCGATGCTAAAGTTAAAAACGTATTATCACAAGAAGACGCTGAGAAATATTTACATGATGCGCATGAATTTTGCCCATACTCAAAAGCAACACGTGGCAACATTGATGTAGATTTAAACGTACAAGTTGTAGAATAATTAATATTAACTGATTAATTTATCAATGGACAAATATTACGATATATTATTAATTTGAAGACATAGAAATTCATTTTTGGATTTTTATGTCTTCTTTTTTTGTATAATGAGCTAATTTAAGTTAATCTATAAATACAGTAAATAAATAACTATATAAAACATTTATACATACTAAAAAAACAACCAATTTATGTAAATTCATTTTATATAACAAAAATGTTTTCTTTTTTTCATTTAAGGAGGATATGATGGCTGATATCAGAATATTAAAACAACAAGATTTAAATCACTATACTAAACTACTATCGAGCAACTCTCATACCTATGCTTGGGATAAATTGTATCTGGAGAATGTTTCAGATGATTATCTACAACAAGTACTTTCTTCAGAAGAAGATTATTGCAACATATTTGGTGCTTTTAAAGACAAGGAACTTGTAGCATGCGTTACACTTCGCCAACTTAGACAAGTTGGTAATGCTCATAAAGCATTGATAGAAAATTTATTTATAATCGACAAAGAAGATAAAGATACAATTCAAAAATTATTAAATACGGTCATTGAACATGCTAAATCTCGAAATATTGAAAAATTAATGACGTGTGTAACATCTAATAATATAAGTGGTAAAATCTTCTTTTCAACGTTAGGAT from Staphylococcus taiwanensis includes the following:
- a CDS encoding GNAT family N-acetyltransferase, with translation MADIRILKQQDLNHYTKLLSSNSHTYAWDKLYLENVSDDYLQQVLSSEEDYCNIFGAFKDKELVACVTLRQLRQVGNAHKALIENLFIIDKEDKDTIQKLLNTVIEHAKSRNIEKLMTCVTSNNISGKIFFSTLGFETLGLETKSSKIGNDYFDVHWLLYDID
- a CDS encoding type I 3-dehydroquinate dehydratase; the protein is MTNVEVAATIAPIGLIDTTTLKDLKTYSHDIDIVELRIDQWPDNHLQLLKDNLQLLHRHDIDFKVLVTYRTSTQGGKGELSYEAYMALLHEIVYVDDCHMIDIEWDSDYDVFAHRELVQLAQQNYKQVVVSYHNFQETPDIDILRFTYYKMHQLNPDYVKIAVMPHSREDVAILLEAMANSVDAVYSKVIGISMSQMGLVSRTAQGVFGGSVSYGCLGEPQAPGQIHVKTLKEQLLFYENM
- a CDS encoding organic hydroperoxide resistance protein; its protein translation is MAVQYETKATNVGGRKGHVHTDDNAINADVLPPQQADGNATNPEQLFAAGYASCFNGAFDLILKQNKVRDAEPEVTLTVRLEDDPDAESPKLSVAIDAKVKNVLSQEDAEKYLHDAHEFCPYSKATRGNIDVDLNVQVVE